GTGCCAGCGAGCACGCCGACGTGGAGATCCGGCGTCTCGCCATCGAGTGCCTGCGCCAGCTCGCGGGGGTGGCGCCCGCGGTGTTCGCGGACTTCGAGATCGTCACCCTGGCCGACGGCACCGAGGTCGCCACGAGCCCGTTGGCCACCGAGGCCTGAGGCGCAACGCGCGCTCGTGCGGATGCCAAACCGATTGCCGGGGCCAGGTAACCTGAACACCGTGAGCACGGTCGGATTCGACGTCCCCGCACGGTTGGGCACCCTGCTGACCGCGATGGTGACACCGTTCAGCGCCGATGGCTCCCTGGACACCGCCGCCGCGGTGCAGTTGGCGACCCACCTGGTCGACGCCGGCTGCGACGGCCTGGTGCTCTCGGGAACCACCGGGGAGTCGCCGACCACCACCGATGACGAGAAGCGCGAGCTGCTGCGCGTCGTGCTCGAGGCCGTGGGCGACCGGGCCCGCATCGTCGCCGGCGCCGGAACCTATGACACCGCCCACAGCGTCCGGCTGGCCAAGGCCGCCGCCGCCGAGGGCGCGCACGGCCTGCTGGTGGTCACGCCGTACTACTCGCGGCCGCCGCAGTCCGGGCTACTCGCGCACTTCACCGCCGTCGCCGACGCGACCGAGCTGCCGGTGCTGCTCTACGACATCCCGCCGCGCTCGGTGGTGCCGATCCTGCCCGAGACCATCCGCGCCCTGGCCGACCACCCGAACATCGTGGGAATCAAGGACGCCAAGGGCGACCTGCACGCCGGCGGGCAGCTGATGGCCGAGACGGGACTGGCCTACTATTCCGGCGACGACGCGCTGAACCTGCCCTGGCTGGCCATGGGCGCCACCGGCTTCATCAGCGTCATCTCGCACGTGGCGGCCGGTCAGCTCCGGGACATGTTGTCGGCGTTCGGTTCCGGCGACATCGCCACCGCGCGCAAGATCAACGTCAACCTCGCCCCGCTGTGCAACGCGATGGGCCGCCTGGGCGGGGTGACCATGTCGAAGGCCGGTCTGCGTCTGCAAGGCATCGACGCCGGCGACCCGCGGCTGCCCCAAATGCCGGCCACCCCAGTGCAAATCGACGAACTCGCTGCCGATATGCGTGCGGCCTCGGCTCTGAGGTGAGGCAGAGCGTGGTCGACCGATGGATGTAGACCTCGCCCCACCGGGCCCTCTGGCTCCTGGCGGACTGCGGGTCACCGCCCTGGGCGGCATCAGCGAGATCGGCCGCAACATGACGGTTTTCGAGCACCTCGGCCGGCTGCTGATCATCGACTGCGGGGTCATGTTCCCCACCCACGACGAGCCCGGCGTCGACCTGATCCTGCCGGACCTGCGCCACATCGACGATCGCCTCGACGACGTCGAGGCGCTGGTCCTCACCCACGCGCACGAGGACCACATCGGGGCCATACCGTTCCTGCTCCGGCTGCGGCCGGACATCCCCGTCGTCGGCTCGAAGTTCACCCTGGCGCTCGTCGCCGCCAAGTGCCGCGAACACCGCATCAAGCCGATCTTCGTCGAGGTCGCGGAGGGGCAGCGGACCACCCACGGCGTCTTCCAATGCCAATACTTCGCCGTCAACCATTCGATCCCCGACGCGCTGGCCATCGCGGTCCACACCGGCGCCGGAACCGTCTTGCACACCGGCGACATCAAGCTCGACCAGCTGCCGCTCGACGGCCGCCCCACGGACCTGCCCGGCATGTCGCGGCTCGGCGATGCCGGGGTGGACCTGTTCCTGTGCGACTCGACCAACTCCGAGATCCCGGGCGTGGGGCCGTCGGAAAGTGAAGTGGGACCGACGCTGCACCGCCTGATCCGGGGCGCCGACGGCCGCGTCATCGTGGCGTGCTTCGCCTCCAACGTCGACCGCGTGCAGCAGATCATCGATGCCGCAGTCGCGTTGGGCCGGCGGGTCTCGTTCGTCGGCCGATCGATGGTGCGCAACATGGCCATCGCGCGGGAGCTGGGCTTCCTGCGCGTGGACGACTCGGACCTGATCGACATCGGGGCGGCCGAGATGATGGCGCCCGAGCGGGTCGTCCTGATCACGACCGGCACCCAGGGCGAGCCGATGTCGGCGTTGTCGCGGATGTCGCGCGGCGAGCATCGCAGCATCACCCTGACGGCGAACGACCTCATCATCCTGTCGTCCTCCCTGATACCCGGCAACGAGGAGGCCGTCTACGGGGTCATCGACTCGCTGGCCAAGATCGGCGCCCGTGTCGTCACCAATCAGCAGTTCCGCGTGCACGTTTCGGGCCACGCCTACGCCGGGGAGCTGCTGTTCCTCTACAACGGGGTGCGGCCGCGAAACGTGATGCCGGTGCACGGCACCTGGCGGATGCTGCGGGCCAACGCCAAACTGGCGGCTCGCGCCGGGGTGCCCGAGGAGTCGATCGTGTTGGCCGAGAACGGCGTCAGCGTCGATCTGCTGGCCGGACGCGTCTCGATCGCCGGCGCGGTGCCGGTCGGCAAGATGTTCGTCGACGGGCTGATCACCGGTGACGTCGGCGACATCACGCTGGGAGAGCGGCTGATCCTGTCGTCGGGCTTCGTCGCGGTCACCGTGGTGGTCGCTCGCGGCACCGGACGCCCGGTCGCCGCGCCGCAGCTCCATTCCCGCGGGTTCTCCGAGGATCCCAAGGCGCTCGAGCCCGCCATGCGCAAGGTCGAGGCGGAGCTGGAAGTGCTTGCGGCAGAACAAGTCACCGAACCGACGCGCATCGCTCAGGCGGTGCGCCGCACGCTCGGCAAGTGGGTGGGCGAAACCTACCGCCGCCAGCCGATGATCGTGCCGACCGTCATCGAGGTCTGAGCCGCTGCTGCGCGAGACATAAACCACTGCGACACTTCCCGGCGTGTCGTCGCAAAGGTTTATGTGTCGCGGGGCGCGCGTGATCCCCGCTAGACCTTTTCGGCGTAGGCCGACCATTCCAGTTGCGAGGCCTTGAGCTTGCGGCCGGTCGGGGCGACATAGCGCTGGACGAGGTCGTCGGGTCCGGCCTGCTCGACCAGCCGCCAGCCATAGGGGGCGATGAAGTCGGCGACTTCGTCGGGCTGCAACCCGAAACGCCACAGCTGCCGGCGCTGCCGGACACTCCGATACAGCGTTCGCGTGCCGTACCGGTTGGTCCCGTCGATGAAATCCCGGCGCACGTAGGTGAATACCAGCCGGCTGCCCGGGGCGGTCGCGCGCAGCCCCTCCAAAGTCCGGCGGACGGTCGCCTCGGTCAGGTACTGGGTGACGCCCTCGCAGATGAAGAAGGCGCGGTACTCGGTGTGGTAGCCGTGCTCGGCCAGCGAGGTGAGCAGGTCGTCGCGCTCGAGGTCCAGCGCCACCAGCCGCACCGACAGGGGCGGGCCACCCAGCACCCGTCGGACGGTCTGCACCTTCCTGGCGATGTTGACCGGCAGGTCCACCTCGAAGACGGGCATGCGGATCTGGCGCGTCAGGAGGTAGGGGCGCGTGTCCAGGCCCGCGCCGAGGATGACCACCGCGTCGATGTCCCCGAGCGCCTCAGCCAGCTTGTCACCGATGAATCGCTTGCGGCAGGCCAAGTTTGCCCACAGCCCGCGACCGGACCATTCCGATCCGCGGATCATCAGCCGGCGTATGGGTGCGGAGCGGGTTGCCGAGACCAGCCATCGCAGCGGGGCGGGCAAGAACAGCTCTGCGAGGTCGTCGTCGAGCAGCCGCCGGGCGGGCGGCTCGTTCTGCTCGACGGCCGTCAACACCATCGGCCCGAAAGCCGTCTGCGCCACCGGGTTTCGCGCCATGAGCTACTTCTTGTTCAGGAAGCCCGCGTCAACCGGCAGGGCGACGCCGGTGATGTAACGGGCCTGGTCGGACACCAGCCACGCCACCGCGTTGGCGATGTCCTCGGGTGTGAGGACCTGCACCGGCAGCGCGTTGCCCATGTCCGGCGGCGAATCGGACTGCGCGACCAGCTGGGCAAGCCATTGGCGGGTGAACTCGTTGTTGATCATCGGGGTGTCCACGCCCGACGGATGGATCGAGTTGACCCGAATGTTGTGCTGGGCAAGCAGATTGGCGTACACCCGCATCAACCCGACCACGCCGTGCTTGGCGGCGGCGTAGCCGATCGAGCCGGCATCGGCGCTGCCGATGCCGGCCAGCCCCGCGGCCGAACTGGTCAGCACGATCGATCCGCCGGCGCCCTGGGACACCAGGGTCGGGATGGCGGCCTCGACGGTGTGGTGGACGCCGCTGAGGTTGACGTCGATGACGTCACGCCAGCCCTCGGGTCCAGACTGCATGGGGGCGATGCCGGCGTTCGCGACGACGATGTCCAGCCGGCCGAACTCGTTGAGGCCAGCCCGCAACGCGGACGACAGCGACGCGGCGTCGCGGACGTCGCCTTGTCGGGCGACGATCCGTGCGCCGGTGTCCTCGACCAGCTTGACCGTGGCCGCCAGATCGTCCGCGGTGGCCAGCGGGTAGGGCACGCTGGCGATCCGTCCGCACAGGTCGACCGCGATGACGTCGGCCCCGTCGGCGGCCAACCGCACCGCATGCGCGCGGCCCTGACCGCGCGCCGCCCCGGTGATGAAGGCGACGCGGCCGCTGAGCGGGCCTTCCGCCGGCCGACCCATCAGCGCCGCAGCTGTCCCTTGTCCGGGTCACCCGCCGGGATGGGCTCCAACATCTTGATGTCGGGCGCCCCGGCGAGATGCTCACCGGCCGCGGTGAACATCTTGGTGACCGCGGGCGCGCCGCTGTGCGTCTTGAGCGCTTCGGGATCGGCCCACTGCTCCACGAAGACGAAGGTGTCGCCCGTCTGGTGCAGCGAATACAGCTCGCAGCCGGGCTCGTCGTGCACCTCTTCCACCGCTCGAGTGAGGATGTCGCGGACGGTGTCGACCGATTCGGGCTTGACGGTCAGTGTGGCGACGACGACGACGGGCATGCTAGGGCCTCCTGGTTGCTTCGGGGGTGGGTGACGCCAGTACTTCTCTCACCGGGTGCCACCCTACTCACGGCGTTCCGGCGGCCGTAGTGACGCGGGTCACCCGGAGACCGCGGTTACCAGTGTGGCGTGTGGTGCTCATGATGTCGTTGCGACTACCCTTGCCGGCATGGCTAACAAGACCGCCGCACGCTCCGCGACCCGAACGAGCAGGTCAAAGGCCGTTCCGCGCGGTGGGTCCCGGGGCGGGCGGCCGGCGCCGCCCCGCAGGAAACCGGGCAGGCCCGCCAAGCGTCGGAACCGGTCGCTGCTGGTCGCCACCGGAGTGACCTGCGGGCGCGCCCTGCGCGCCACCTGGCTGATGGCGGCCAAGGGCACGGGCGGCGCCGCCCGGTCGATCGGGCGGGCCCATGACATCGAGCCCGGGCATCGCCGGGACGGGATCGCCCTGGCCCTGCTCGGCGTGTCGGTGATCGTCGCCGCGAGCTCGTGGTTTCATGCCGCCCGGCCGATCGGGGCCTGGGTCGACACCGTGCTGCGGACGTTCATGGGCGCGGGTGTGCTGGTGCTCCCGCTGGTCACCGCCGCCGTGGCGGTCACGCTGATGCGGACCGAACCCAACCCCGAGGCGCGGCCGCGGTTGATCCTGGGCGCCAGCCTGATCGCCTTGTCGGCCCTGGGATTGCGCCACCTGTGGTCCGGTTCGCCGGAGGATCCCGAAGCGCGGCGCCGCGCCGCCGGGTTCATCGGCTTCGCCATCGGCGGTCCGCTGTCGGACGGGCTCACGCCCTGGATCGCCGCGCCGCTCCTGTTCATCGGCTTCATGTTCGGCCTGCTGCTACTGACCGGGACCACGATCCGCGAGGTGCCCGACGTCGTGCGCGCCATGTTCGACTCCAGGCCGTTCCGCAGAGAGGACGAGGACGCGTACGACGACTACTTCGAGGGTGACGAAGCCGACACCGAGGAAGTCGTCGGCGCCCGCGACGGGCAAGACTTTTCCGACGGCTACTACGACGCGCCCGTCGACGATGAGCCGGCGGCGTGGCCGTCGGCCGGTCCCACCCCACTCGACGATGCGCTGGTCGACGACCTCCCCACGGTCCCCGAGCCCGCCGCCAAGCGCCGTCGCGCGCCGCGCAAGGAGGAGGCTAGGGAAGCGCCGCCGACCGACCGCGTCGTCGAGGGCCCCTACACCCTGCCGTCGATGAGCCTGCTCGTCGCGGGCGACCCGCCCAAGAAGCGCAGCGCCGCCAACAACGTGATGGCCGACGCCATCAGCGAGGTGCTCACCCAGTTCAAGGTCGATGCCGCGGTCACCGGCTGCACCCGGGGGCCCACCGTCACCCGCTACGAGGTCGAGTTGGGACCCGGCGTCAAGGTGGAGAAGATCACCGCGCTGCAGAAGAACATCGCCTACGCGGTGGCCACCGAGAGCGTGCGCATGCTGGCGCCGATCCCCGGCAAGTCCGCCGTCGGCATCGAGGTGCCCAACACCGACCGGGAAATGGTGCGGCTGGCCGACGTGCTCACCGCGCCCTCGACCCGTCGCGACCACCACCCGCTGGTGATCGGCCTCGGCAAGGACATCGAGGGCGACTTCATCTCGGCCAACCTGGCCAAGATGCCGCACCTGCTGGTCGCGGGCTCGACCGGATCCGGCAAGTCCAGCTTCGTCAACTCCATGCTGGTGTCGCTGCTCACCCGGGCGACGCCCGAAGAGGTCAGGATGATCCTGATCGACCCGAAGATGGTGGAACTGACGCCCTACGAAGGCATTCCGCACCTGATCACCCCGATCATCACGCAGCCCAAGAAGGCGGCGGCCGCGCTGGCGTGGCTGGTCGAGGAGATGGAACAGCGCTACCAGGACATGCAGGCGTCCCGGGTGCGCCACATCGACGACTTCAACGAGAAAGTGCGGTCGGGGGCCATCACCGCGCCGCTGGGCAGCCAGCGCGAATACCGGCCCTACCCGTACATCGTGGCGATCGTCGATGAGCTGGCCGACCTGATGATGACCGCTCCGCGCGACGTCGAGGACGCCATCGTGCGGATCACCCAGAAGGCCCGGGCGGCCGGCATCCACCTGGTGCTGGCCACCCAGCGGCCCTCGGTGGACGTGGTCACCGGGCTGATCAAGACCAACGTGCCGTCACGGCTGGCGTTCGCCACGTCGTCGCTCACCGACAGCCGCGTGATCCTCGACCAGGCGGGCGCGGAGAAGCTGATCGGCATGGGCGACGGCCTGTTCCTGCCGATGGGCGCCGGCAAGCCGATCCGGCTGCAGGGCGCGTACATCACCGACGAGGAGATCCAGGCGGTCGTCGCCGCCTGCAAGGACCAGGCCGAGCCCGAGTACACCGACGGCGTCACCACGGCGAAGCCCACCGGCGAGCGCACCGACGTCGACCCCGACATCGGCGACGACATGGACGTCTTCCTGCAGGCCGTCGAGCTGGTGGTGTCCAGCCAGTTCGGCTCCACCTCGATGCTGCAGCGCAAGCTGCGCGTCGGTTTCGCCAAGGCGGGCCGGCTGATGGACCTCATGGAGACCCGCGGCATCGTCGGGCCGTCCGAGGGTTCCAAGGCGCGCGAGGTGCTGGTCAAGCCCGACGAGCTGGCCGGCACGCTGGCGTTGATTCGCGGCGGCAGCGACGCCGTCGGGAGCGACTCCGAATAAGGCCGAGCAGACGCAAAAGTCCCTAATCGGACGGCGTGTCGGGAGCTTTTGCGTCTGCTCGCGCAGTTACAGCACCAGCAGCATCCGGGAGTTGCCGAGGATGTTCGGCTTGACGTAGCTGAGGTCGAGGAACTCGGCGACGCCGATGTCGTAGGAGCGGCACATCTCCTCGAACACCTCGGCGGTGACGGGCGTGCCCTCGATCTCGGTGAACCCGTGCTTGCCGAAGAATTCGGTCTCGAAGGTCAGCACGAACAGCCGCTTCAGCTGCAGTTCGCGGGCCACTTCGAGGAGCCGGTTGACGATCGCGTGGCCGATGCCGCGGCCCGTCATCGCCGGATCGACGGCGACGGTGCGAACCTCGCCGAGGTCGGACCACAACACGTGCAGCGCCCCGCAACCGACCACTTTGCCGTCACACTCGGCCACCCAGAATTCCTGCACGGCCTCGTACAGCGTCACGAGATTCTTCTCCAGCAGGATTCTTCCCGCGTACGTGTCGACGAGGTGCTTGATCGCGGGCACGTCGGACGTTCGCGCGCGCCGGACGACCGGCCGATGATCCTCAGAGCTTTCGGTCACGGGTAACAGTATCGGCATCGGGGACGGCCGCGCTGGTCAACCGCTATTCTGTTGCGGTGTCGGGGCAGCCGGAAACACCAGGCCACGCCCGCATCGCCAACCTCGCGAACGTTCTGACTTTGTTGAGGCTGGTGCTCGTTCCGATCTTCCTGCTCGCGCTGTTCGCCGGGGACGGCCATCAGATCGCCTTCCGCATCGTGGCTTTCCTGATTTTCGCGGTGGCCGCCATCACCGACCGGCTGGACGGGTTGCTGGCTCGCAACTACGGCATGGCCACGGAATTCGGCGCCTTCGTCGATCCCATCGCCGACAAGACCCTGATCGGGTCGGCCCTGGTCGGACTCTCGATGCTCGGGGAACTGCCCTGGTGGATCACGGTGCTGATCATGAGCCGCGAGGTCGGGGTGACGCTGTTGCGTCTGGCCGTCATCCGCCGCGGGGTCATACCTGCCAGCTGGGGGGGCAAGCTCAAGACAGTGGTGCAGTCCGTTGCGATCGGGTTGTTCATCCTGCCGCTGTCCGGGCCGGTGCAGGTGGCGGCGTCGGTGGTGATGGGGGTCGCGATCGTGCTGACCGTCGTCACCGGCATCGACTACGTGGCCCAGACGTTCAGGACAGTTCGGCAGGTCCGGCCGCCGACCGGCGGCTGAGCGCGCCCGGCGAATTTGGGCCAACTACCGGCGCCGAACGGGAACCAACCCCCCGGCCGCCGGCGTTCAACCAATTAGCGCCTGCTGATTCCCGTGCTGAGCAGGGCTGACAGGACGAAGGAGAGCAGGATGCCGCCATTGGTGCGCGAGGTGATCGGCGATGTGCTGCGCCGGGCGCGGATGTCACAGGGCCGGACGCTGCGCGAGGTGTCCGATTCGGCCCGCGTGAGCCTCGGCTATCTGTCGGAGGTGGAGCGCGGTCGCAAGGAGCCCTCGAGCGAGCTGCTTTACGCGATCTGCGATGCGCTGGACGTCCCGCTGTCGTCGGTCCTCACCGACGCGGGTGAGCGGATGGCCGACGAGGAACGCGCCGCGTTCAGCGCGCCGTCCGGCGCCGCCCGTGGTGCGAGCATCGACGTCAGCACCAAGGTGGTCATTCCGGCCGTGGCCCCGCTCGCGGTGGCCTGAGCGCACGACCTATCCCGGGCAAGGGGTGGGGCGATGGCCGCCGACCCGATAAATTGAGCGACAGAACGAGCGCAGGACCCGGGCGTACCCGCCCTACAGACAAGCGAAGGTGGACCTGACCCATGGCCAATCCGTTCGTCAAGGCGTGGAAGTACCTGATGGCGCTGTTCAACTCCAGGATCGACGAGTACGCCGACCCCAAGGTGCAGATTCAGCAGGCCATCGAGGAAGCGCAGCGGACCCACCAGGCGCTGACCCAGCAGGCGGCGCAGGTGATCGGCAACCAGCGGCAGCTGGAAATGCGGCTCAACCGGCAGCTGGCCGACATCGAGAAGCTGCAGGTCAACGTGCGACAGGCGCTGACGCTGGCCGACCAGGCCACCTCCGCGGGGGACGCCGCCAAGGCCACCGAGTACAACAACGCCGCCGAGGCGTTCGCCGCCCAGCTGGTGACGGCCGAGCAGGGCGTGGAAGACCTCAAGACGCTGCACGACCAGGCGCTGCAGGCGGCCGCCCAGGCCAAGCGGGCGGTCGAACAGAACGCGATGGTGTTGCAACAGAAGATCGCCGAGCGCACGAAGCTGCTCAGCCAGCTCGAGCAGGCGAAGATGCAGGAGCAGGTCAGCGCGTCGTTGCGGTCGATGAGCGAGATCGCCGCTCCGGGCAGCACCCCGAGCCTCGACGAGGTGCGCGACAAGATCGAGCGCCGCTACGCCAACGCCGTGGGCGCGGCGGAGCTGGCCCAGGGATCGGTGCAGGGCCGCATGCTCGAGGTCCAGCAGGCCAGCGTGGAGATGGCCGGCCATTCCCGGCTCGAGCAGATCCGCGCCTCGATGCGCGGCGAGGCGCTGCCCGCGGGCGGCTCGGCCGCCGCGCCGCCCACCCCGGCGCCCGCCGAGCCCGCCGGGGGAGCGGTCGCCGAGAAGCCCTTTGGGCAGTAGTACGGCAGACTGTTTCGCATGGCGGTCAACTCGGCCCAACGCGGTCCTCGGCGCTCCCTGGTGCGCTGGGGATTGGACAGCGCCGCCGACGTTTTCGCGCTGGCCGCCCACAAGCTGAACGCGGCGACGGACCCGCGGGCGCGGCTGCTCCGTCGTCGCCGGCGGGCGCTGCGATGGGGGCTGATCTTCGCGGCCGGATGCGTGTTCTGGGCGGTGGTGACGATCCTGCTGGCCGCCTGGGGCTGGTTCGCGCTGCTGCTGGAGATCACCGGCGCCGTCGCCGTCGTGATGGCGGTCCCGGCGACGCTGTTGCTGATTCGCTACCACTGGCTGCGCTCCGAGCCGCTGCCGGTCCAGCGGCCCGCGAGCGTCCGCCGGCTGCCGCCGCCCGGGTCGGCGGCCCGGCCGGCGATGTACGCGCTGGGCGCCTCCGAGCGGGGCTTCGTCTCGTTGTTGGGCGTGCTGGAACGGGGGTCGATGCTGCCTGCGGAGGAGATCCGCGACCTGAGCGCGGCGGCTACCCGGACGTCGGCGGCGATGGCGGCCACCGCCGCCGAAGTCGTGTCGATGGAACGGGCGGCGCAAGACTCCGAGTCCGCGCGCGCCTATCTCGTGCCGACGATCAACGCGTTCACCGCTCAATTGAGCGCCGGGGTCCGTCAGTACAACGAAATGGTCACCGCGGCAGCGCACCTGGTGTCTTCGGCCAACGGTGACGGGCTTGCCGCGCCCCAGCAGCGCTACCGCGCCGAGCTGGTGGGCGCCACCGACCGGCTGCTCGGGTGGGCGCAGGCCTTCGACGAACTGGGCGGGTTGCCGAGGGGCGCCTGAAGAGCTTTGGCGTCTAGAACGACGCTTTGAGCGACGGCACCACCAGCCCGGCCACGCCCCGCGCCGTCGCCTTCAGTATGTCGAAGAAGTCGAAGTAATCGCGCCACAGCGTGATTCGCCCGTCGTGCACCTCGAACACACCGCACACCCAGAACTGGAGTCGTAGCCGGCCGAAAATCAGCGCGTCGGTCCGCTCGGTGAGCACCGCGGCCCCGTCGGAGGCGATCCGGTGGATCTTCACCTCGAAGGCGGCGCGCCCGTCCATCTGACGGAACAGTTTCATGGCTCTGGCGCGGCCGTGGATGGTCGGCAGGCCGACATTCTCGTAGACGAGGTTGTCGTCCAGTGCAGCATCTGCGGTGTCGTAATCGGCGTCCTGCAGGGCGTTCAGAAATCCCTCGACGACGCGCGTGTTCGTCACCGCCGTCCCAGTCAGCTCGGTCATGCTTGCCAGCGTAGGCAGCCCGGCTGCCGTGCGCTGTGGCAGGGTAGGGCCGGTGCGTGTCGCCGTGGTCGCCGGGCCGGATCCCGGGCACTCGTTTCCCGCGATCGCGCTGTGCCGACGCTTCGCCGAGGCGGGCGACGAGCCCACCCTGTTCACCGGTGCGGAGTGGCTGCAGACCGCACGCGCCGCGGGTATCGACGCCGCCGAGTTGGACGGGCTCGCCGCCACCGACGACGACCTCGATG
This genomic window from Mycobacterium saskatchewanense contains:
- a CDS encoding limonene-1,2-epoxide hydrolase family protein, whose translation is MTELTGTAVTNTRVVEGFLNALQDADYDTADAALDDNLVYENVGLPTIHGRARAMKLFRQMDGRAAFEVKIHRIASDGAAVLTERTDALIFGRLRLQFWVCGVFEVHDGRITLWRDYFDFFDILKATARGVAGLVVPSLKASF